The window ATACTCCTTTTTCTATAGATAAAGTAATAGCACAATGTGGTTGCTCGAAAACTACTTGGACTAAAACACCTATCGAACCAGGGAAAACAGGCGAAGTAGAAGTTGTATTCGACCCTAATGGCTTGTACGGAGTATTTGATAAGAATTTAACTGTAGTAACTAATGGCACTCCCAATAGAATTACTATTAAAGTTAAAGGTATAATAGAATAATAATTACTAATTTATAACTAAAAAAAACTTCTATTTATCATGGATTTACAAAAGATTAAAAGCAAGTTCGAAACATTATTTGGAAGTGAAGGTGTTCTTTACACTTCTCCTGGTCGTATAAACCTAATTGGTGAGCACACCGATTATAACGGAGGGTTTGTTCTTCCTGGTGCTATCGACAAAGCTATGTATGTAATGATTAAACCTAACGGATTAGATAAAGTAAGAGCTTACGCACTTGACTTAGACGAATCGTCGGAGTTTGGTATTAGTGGCGATGCTGATCAACCTAAAGAACAGTGGGCAAGCTACATTTTCGGAGTTGTTCGCGAGATGCAAAAGAAAGGAGCTACTGTTCCTGCTTTTGATTTAGTAATGTCGGGCGAAGTTCCATTAGGAGCAGGTATGTCTTCTTCTGCAGCTCTTGAAAGTGCTGTTGGTTTCGCACTTAACGACACTTACAACTTAGGCTTTACTCGTCCTGAATTAGCAACTATAGGTCAGATGACCGAACACAACTACATAGGTGTTAAGTGTGGTATTATGGATCAATTTGCTTCTTGTATGGGTAAAGAGGGATCTTTAATTCGTTTAGATTGCCGTTCTTTTGAGTACGAATATTTCCCATTCGATCCTAAAGGATACAAATTAGTTCTTATAAACACTTGTGTTCCTCACAACCTTGCAGCTGGCGGTGAATACAACAAACGTCGTGCTTCTTGCGAGGCTGTAGTTGCCGAAATAGCTAAAACTCACCCAGAAGTAAAACTTCTTCGCGATGCCAATATGACTATGCTTGAAGAAGTAAAAGGTAAAGTAGACCCAGTTGATTACCAACGTGCTTTATTTGTTGTAGGCGAAATTCAACGCTTATTAGATGCTTGTGATGCTCTAAACAAAGGCGACTACGAAACAGTAGGACAAAAAATGTATGAAACTCACGAAGGTTTGAGCAAAAACTACGAAGTAAGCTGCGACGAATTAGATTTCTTAATCGAACAAGCTAAGAAATACGGAGTAACTGGTGCTCGCGTTATGGGTGGTGGTTTCGGAGGTTGTACTATCAACTTTGTAAAAGAAGATAAGATAGACACTTTCGTTAAAGAAGCTACTGCTGCTTACGAAGCTAAGTTTGGAATTACACCAAAAGTATATGATGTTGTAATTAAAGACGGAGCAAGAAAATTAGCTTAATGTAATAAATACATATATTATAAGAGGTCGTTTTAAAGCGACCTCTTTTTTTGTGTTTATATTTGCAAGGTTGTTTCAAAAAAAAAAATAAATATATTATTTGCTCGTATAAAATTATTATCTAACTTTGAGCCGTAAATATAAAAAAGACAAATAAGAACAATGAGTTTATTAACAAATACATTTTATTGGTGGCGCTTATTCTTTATAAAAAGAGTGAGTTAAATCTGTGTATGTATCTTAGTTAATATATAAGTATAATATAGAAGGTCTGTTGTAACTCACAACAGACCTTTTTTTATGCTCAAAAATAAACAAACAATAAAAAATAATAATTATGACACAATCATTTAGAGTAAACGAAGAAGGGTACTTTGGAGAATTTGGAGGAGCTTATATTCCCGAAATACTTCACGCTAATGTAGAAACACTAAAAAATGCTTACAAAACAATTATCGAGAGTAACGATTTTCAAACAGAGTATAATGCTCTGCTTCGAGATTATGTTGGTCGCCCCTCGCCTCTTTATTTAGCCAAAAGACTTTCAGAAAAATATGGCTGTAAAATTTATCTTAAGCGAGAAGACCTTAATCATACTGGTTCGCACAAGATTAACAACGCTATCGGACAAATTTTATTAGCTCGACGTATGGGAAAGACAAGAATTATTGCAGAAACAGGTGCAGGTCAGCACGGAGTAGCAACTGCTACAGTATGTGCCTTAATGAATATGCCTTGTGTAGTTTATATGGGAAAGACCGATGTTGAACGACAACACTTAAATGTGCAAAAAATGAAGATGCTTGGAGCTACTGTAATTCCTATTACAAGCGGAAATATGACTCTTAAAGATGCAACAAATGATGCTATTAGAGACTGGTGTTGTAATCCTACCGACACTTTCTATGTTATTGGTTCGGTTGTTGGACCTCATCCTTATCCCGATATGGTTGCTCAACTTCAATCTGTTATCAGCAAAGAAATAAAGAAACAATTAATGGAGAAAGAAAATAGAGACACTCCTGATTATCTTGTTGCCTGTATAGGTGGAGGAAGCAATGCGGCTGGAACTATTTACGAATATCTCGACAATCACAACGTTAATATTATATTGGCTGAAGCTGGTGGTAAAGGAATCAACTCTGGGAAAACTGCGGCTACTATACATATTGGAAAAACAGGTATTATTCACGGATTTAAGACTATTCTGATGCAAACAGAAGATGGACAAATAGAAGAGCCCTACTCTATTTCAGCAGGACTCGACTATCCTGGAATTGGACCTATGCACGCCAATATGGCTAAACAAAAACGCTCTGAAGTTTTGGCTATTAATGACGATGAAGCTCTTGATGCTGCTCTTGAGCTTACACAACTTGAAGGAATTATTCCTGCTCTTGAGTCGGCTCACGCTTTGGCTGTTTTTAAGAAAAAACAATTCAAACCCG of the Dysgonomonadaceae bacterium PH5-43 genome contains:
- a CDS encoding galactokinase (product_source=KO:K00849; cath_funfam=3.30.230.10,3.30.70.890; cog=COG0153; ko=KO:K00849; pfam=PF00288,PF08544,PF10509; superfamily=54211,55060; tigrfam=TIGR00131), whose product is MDLQKIKSKFETLFGSEGVLYTSPGRINLIGEHTDYNGGFVLPGAIDKAMYVMIKPNGLDKVRAYALDLDESSEFGISGDADQPKEQWASYIFGVVREMQKKGATVPAFDLVMSGEVPLGAGMSSSAALESAVGFALNDTYNLGFTRPELATIGQMTEHNYIGVKCGIMDQFASCMGKEGSLIRLDCRSFEYEYFPFDPKGYKLVLINTCVPHNLAAGGEYNKRRASCEAVVAEIAKTHPEVKLLRDANMTMLEEVKGKVDPVDYQRALFVVGEIQRLLDACDALNKGDYETVGQKMYETHEGLSKNYEVSCDELDFLIEQAKKYGVTGARVMGGGFGGCTINFVKEDKIDTFVKEATAAYEAKFGITPKVYDVVIKDGARKLA
- a CDS encoding tryptophan synthase beta chain (product_source=KO:K01696; cath_funfam=3.40.50.1100; cog=COG0133; ko=KO:K01696; pfam=PF00291; superfamily=53686; tigrfam=TIGR00263), producing MTQSFRVNEEGYFGEFGGAYIPEILHANVETLKNAYKTIIESNDFQTEYNALLRDYVGRPSPLYLAKRLSEKYGCKIYLKREDLNHTGSHKINNAIGQILLARRMGKTRIIAETGAGQHGVATATVCALMNMPCVVYMGKTDVERQHLNVQKMKMLGATVIPITSGNMTLKDATNDAIRDWCCNPTDTFYVIGSVVGPHPYPDMVAQLQSVISKEIKKQLMEKENRDTPDYLVACIGGGSNAAGTIYEYLDNHNVNIILAEAGGKGINSGKTAATIHIGKTGIIHGFKTILMQTEDGQIEEPYSISAGLDYPGIGPMHANMAKQKRSEVLAINDDEALDAALELTQLEGIIPALESAHALAVFKKKQFKPDDVIVLCLSGRGDKDMETYVALND